A part of Leishmania panamensis strain MHOM/PA/94/PSC-1 chromosome 34 sequence genomic DNA contains:
- a CDS encoding hypothetical protein (TriTrypDB/GeneDB-style sysID: LpmP.34.5170) yields MPSCAIVNDLADFSPLEYMQRAVKNSDCRTPIIFVQQDGDPFQSVCYLAKQCDSAVWSFDVAQLQSAQNIMDYIDVGINNGDWVYVTNCDLVDESYFRDVARTLYQILPEPHRYPRREVFRCFFGVTVPFDLNAPVGLPFPLLFMHTALVSRPTAAPGSKWSRIMPADKPLFSVAALKHQQRREAGRESDSESDLDETDRISGVIFLRAAERNRGIGQSVVTLAKHQMVQAIDEQDDGLIRRLVSSGEVDLSRKLKDGMTPFQYACCKELTESVRTLLLVGADPNAPREADGRPPLFMAIDDMELAKVLVEGGANLFSKFEGYRADTHPDTAPDVAAYLGEERKYM; encoded by the coding sequence ATGCCGTCGTGTGCTATTGTCAACGATTTAGCGGACTTTTCACCGCTAGAGTACATGCAGCGTGCCGTCAAGAACTCGGACTGCCGGACACCCATCATTTTCGTACAGCAAGATGGTGACCCCTTCCAGTCCGTATGCTACCTGGCCAAGCAGTGCGACTCCGCCGTCTGGAGCTTTGACGTCGCTCAGCTGCAGAGCGCGCAGAACATTATGGACTACATCGACGTGGGTATCAACAATGGCGACTGGGTGTACGTGACCAATTGCGACCTTGTCGATGAGTCGTACTTCCGCGATGTCGCGCGCACCCTGTACCAGATTCTTCCCGAACCACACCGCTACCCTCGCCGTGAGGTCTTCCGCTGCTTTTTTGGCGTCACCGTCCCCTTTGACCTGAACGCACCAGTGGGTCTGCCCTTTCCCCTATTGTTCATGCACACCGCCCTGGTGTCACGCCCCACTGCCGCGCCAGGCTCGAAGTGGTCGCGTATTATGCCGGCTGACAAGCCCCTCTTTTCCGTTGCGGCACTGAAGCACCAACAGCGTCGCGAGGCTGGCCGTGAAAGTGACAGTGAGAGCGATCTGGATGAGACAGACCGCATTTCCGGGGTTATTTTCCTCCGCGCCGCGGAACGAAATCGCGGCATTGGTCAGTCCGTCGTAACGCTAGCCAAGCACCAGATGGTGCAAGCCATCGACGAGCAGGATGACGGTCTCATCCGACGTCTTGTGTCCTCCGGCGAGGTCGATCTCTCACGAAAGCTGAAGGACGGCATGACGCCGTTCCAGTATGCTTGCTGCAAGGAACTGACGGAGTCTGTGCGCACCTTGCTGTTGGTGGGCGCTGACCCCAATGCTCCACGCGAGGCTGATGGTCGCCCTCCCCTATTCATGGCAATCGACGACATGGAACTCGCAAAAGTTCTCGTCGAGGGTGGGGCAAACCTCTTCTCCAAATTTGAAGGCTACCGCGCTGACACACACCCTGACACTGCCCCTGATGTGGCGGCCTACTTGGGGGAGGAACGCAAGTACATGTAA
- the AAT27.1 gene encoding amino acid permease, putative (TriTrypDB/GeneDB-style sysID: LpmP.34.5180), translating to MNFWEHFSDCSVVGSALSLSVTTIGAGVLVIPSTFQDSGICLVVGVLILVGALTVLSIDYLICCVDCLHLKSYEDISRELLGRWCEETVRWILIIYNIGIAAGYIVLIGEIFTPLLPLLQPYLPFLTDSSHVMISAWVFVMLPLSCIPKITKMNYISFVAITATFLISAIIAYRYLVPFDGERNHAKVTYLPCNERAFLTLPVMMFSFDCQSLVFQIYSNLKMATRTTMARVASLSVGITGSLYFIVGLFGYLTNTPNITGNILTNYDPIKDHLFALGEVVYSLTVMVAYVLVLFPCRDAMFIFLFGYNTATHELAHEAITTSHNLIVSVLLSTVSIFLAMRATGIVVIIALLGGLCSSTICFSYPAAFRIMLHIRGLDRCKPTELVTAIFMLVFGMLGGIMGTVIALRL from the coding sequence ATGAACTTTTGGGAGCACTTTTCAGACTGCAGTGTAGTGGGGTCGGCGCTTAGCCTCTCTGTTACCACCATCGGTGCAGGCGTGCTCGTCATTCCATCGACTTTCCAAGACAGCGGCATTTGCCTTGTTGTGGGCGTACTCATCCTAGTAGGAGCTCTGACAGTGCTTTCCATCGACTACCTGATTTGCTGCGTTGACTGTCTTCACCTCAAGTCGTATGAAGATATCTCACGCGAGCTGCTGGGCCGGTGGTGTGAGGAGACGGTACGGTGGATTCTCATCATCTACAACATCGGCATCGCCGCTGGCTACATCGTCCTCATAGGTGAGATCTTCACCCCATTACTGCCGCTCCTTCAGCCGTATCTGCCCTTCCTTACGGACAGCTCGCACGTCATGATCTCGGCGTGGGTTTTCGTTATGCTGCCACTGTCCTGCATTCCCAAGATAACAAAAATGAACTACATTTCTTTTGTCGCCATCACGGCCACCTTCCTTATCTCGGCAATTATCGCGTACCGCTACCTTGTCCCGTTCGACGGGGAGCGCAACCATGCCAAGGTCACGTACCTCCCATGCAATGAGCGCGCATTCTTGACTCTGCCAGTAATGATGTTCTCATTTGACTGTCAGTCCCTTGTGTTTCAGATCTACAGTAATCTGAAAATGGCCACACGAACAACTATGGCGAGAGTGGCGTCGCTGAGCGTCGGCATTACCGGCTCACTGTACTTCATTGTTGGGCTGTTTGGTTACCTCACCAACACCCCGAACATTACCGGCAACATCCTCACAAACTACGATCCTATCAAGGATCACCTCTTCGCGCTCGGCGAGGTGGTTTACTCCCTTACGGTTATGGTCGCCTATGTCCTCGTCTTGTTCCCCTGTCGAGACGCCATGTTCATTTTCTTGTTTGGCTACAACACGGCGACGCACGAGTTGGCGCATGAGGCCATCACCACGAGTCATAATCTAATTGTTAGCGTTTTGCTGTCTACCGTGAGCATCTTTCTGGCCATGCGAGCCACGGGGAttgtcgtcatcatcgcgCTTCTCGGGGgtctctgcagcagcacaatcTGCTTCTCCTACCCGGCAGCGTTCCGCATCATGCTTCACATCAGGGGTCTGGATCGCTGCAAGCCGACGGAGCTCGTCACCGCCATCTTCATGCTCGTCTTTGGTATGTTGGGCGGTATCATGGGCACTGTCATTGCCCTTCGACTTTGA
- the AAT27.2 gene encoding amino acid permease, putative (TriTrypDB/GeneDB-style sysID: LpmP.34.5190), whose translation MSYVSLLGVALSISVATIGAGVLAIPATFESDGIALVALTLLAVGVFTVFSIDFLILCIDKLGANSYEEISDVLLGRVFKEVIRWMLIVYNIGTAVGYIVVIGEIFTPMLPVIRLYVPWLSSSSHIMIASWTLVMLPFSCFPKVSHLYVTSLLAIAATFFISGIIVYRYFVPLSFTQATRNSEEGIKYFRFSCRSLLTLPVVMFAFDCQSLVFQVYAGLNHPSRYSMAKVATASVLVTSLVYGVVGFFGYVTNTPHVRGNILTNYNPIRDHLFAIGETFYSITVNVAYVLILMPCRDAIFQMWYGFSHTHEFLEIPQYSNLLVSVLLSFLCLCFALLAPGFLYIVALMGAFCSSTLCFTYPALFRQRLHVLGLAPYTGYEHFAVWAMYFFGFVGFMMGLFALAGV comes from the coding sequence ATGTCATACGTATCGCTTCTGGGAGTGGCGCTCAGCATATCGGTCGCCACTATTGGTGCCGGGGTGCTGGCAATACCAGCCACATTTGAGTCCGACGGGATTGCGCTCGTGGCACTCACCCTACTCGCAGTCGGCGTTTTCACCGTCTTCTCCATCGATTTTCTAATCTTGTGTATTGACAAGCTGGGCGCGAACAGCTACGAGGAGATATCTGACGTGCTGCTGGGGCGCGTCTTCAAGGAAGTCATACGCTGGATGCTGATTGTGTACAACATCGGTACCGCCGTCGGATACATTGTTGTCATTGGCGAGATCTTCACTCCGATGCTGCCGGTGATCCGCTTGTACGTGCCGTGGCTCTCGTCATCATCGCATATCATGATTGCATCATGGACGCTGGTGATGCTGCCTTTCTCGTGCTTTCCAAAGGTGTCGCACTTGTACGTGACCTCACTCCTAGCCATCGCAGCAACCTTCTTTATCTCTGGCATCATCGTCTACCGCTACTTTGTGCCACTGAGCTTCACCCAGGCTACGAGGAACTCAGAAGAAGGCATCAAGTACTTCCGCTTTTCTTGCCGGTCGCTCCTGACACTGCCTGTGGTGATGTTCGCCTTCGATTGCCAGTCTCTCGTGTTTCAGGTGTACGCCGGATTGAACCACCCCTCGCGATACAGCATGGCAAAAGTGGCCACTGCTAGCGTGCTCGTCACAAGTCTTGTCTACGGTGTGGTCGGTTTCTTTGGGTACGTGACTAACACACCGCACGTGCGAGGCAACATCTTGACAAACTACAACCCGATACGTGATCATCTCTTTGCCATCGGTGAAACATTCTACTCCATCACCGTGAACGTCGCCTACGTGTTGATCCTCATGCCGTGCCGCGACGCAATCTTTCAAATGTGGTACGGATTCAGCCACACCCACGAGTTCTTAGAGATCCCCCAGTACAGCAACCTCCTTGTGAGTGTTCTGCTATCGTTTCTTTGTCTGTGCTTCGCCCTACTGGCGCCAGGTTTCTTGTACATTGTGGCGCTCATGGGCGCTTTCTGTAGCAGCACGTTGTGCTTCACGTACCCGGCCCTTTTCCGGCAGCGTCTTCACGTTCTCGGACTGGCGCCGTATACCGGGTACGAGCACTTCGCCGTGTGGGCCATGTACTTCTTTGGGTTTGTCGGTTTCATGATGGGGCTCTTCGCCCTTGCTGGGGTGTAA
- a CDS encoding diacylglycerol kinase-like protein (TriTrypDB/GeneDB-style sysID: LpmP.34.5200) has protein sequence MTPLSHEPRIRSGARVLFALVNLRSGGHRCAQYVLRKLIDTLGADRVWVLFEGKNMEHHRAELECFLRKQAPDYVIVAGGDGTISFVVDVIKRLQNQNLLSPHRGVIAPFPLGTGNDFSITLGFGSGFARWIVLGERRFQRLMRDYETATVTNVDRWSLHVTTTMARHPNGLVHNHVFNNYFSIGFDAAVANGLNRFRGRYPHLFTTRPVIKLWYAVFAVKALFTEKKIGSSILLEVDGHRVPVPASAKSVAVCNMLTYAGGAVAWNGTAVDHYAKPSVCDGRVEIVCFYGIWHLALVRLGWCYGKKLGQGITVCIETDCHSFQVDGEEVLNRVGAMGKCTVRIAHLSTSQCLAVPPRSETNAFVLLLAPAVVGLAIIVILYLTPVL, from the coding sequence ATGACCCCTTTGTCCCACGAACCCCGCATAAGAagcggcgcgcgcgtgcttTTTGCGCTGGTGAATCTGCGCAGTGGggggcaccgctgcgctcAGTATGTGCTCCGCAAGCTCATTGATACCCTTGGCGCCGATCGGGTGTGGGTCCTCTTCGAGGGCAAAAATATGGAACACCACCGCGCGGAGCTTGAGTGCTTCCTACGCAAGCAAGCCCCCGACTACGTCATTGTTGCCGGTGGTGACGGTACCATCTCCTTCGTCGTGGACGTAATCAAGCGACTCCAGAATCAAAACTTACTCTCCCCGCACCGTGGCGTGATTGCGCCTTTTCCACTCGGCACCGGCAACGATTTCAGCATCACGCTTGGTTTCGGCAGTGGCTTTGCACGCTGGATCGTGCTGGGCGAGCGTCGCTTCCAGCGCCTGATGCGGGACTACGAGACGGCCACCGTCACAAATGTGGATAGATGGTCCCTTCACGTGACCACCACGATGGCACGGCACCCCAACGGTTTGGTGCACAACCATGTATTCAACAACTATTTCTCCATCGGCTTtgatgcggcggtggcaaaCGGACTCAACCGCTTTCGGGGTCGCTACCCCCACCTCTTTACAACTAGGCCAGTTATCAAGCTGTGGTATGCTGTCTTTGCTGTCAAGGCACTCTTTACCGAGAAGAAGATCGGTTCCTCCATTCTGCTTGAAGTGGATGGGCACCGCGTACCGGTGCCGGCGAGCGCCAAGTCTGTTGCTGTGTGTAACATGCTGACGTacgccggcggtgctgtcgcctGGAACGGTACTGCCGTTGACCACTACGCCAAGCCGTCTGTGTGTGATGGCCGCGTGGAGATTGTTTGTTTCTATGGCATATGGCATCTGGCGCTTGTGCGTCTGGGCTGGTGCTATGGGAAGAAACTTGGACAAGGCATCACCGTCTGCATTGAAACCGATTGCCACTCCTTCCAAGTTGACGGCGAAGAGGTGCTGAATAGGGTGGGCGCTATGGGTAAATGTACGGTCCGCATTGCCCACTTGTCTACTTCACAGTGCCTAGCCGTACCACCACGGTCGGAGACGAACGCCTTTGTCCTCTTGCTCGCACCTGCCGTGGTGGGGCTGGCCATCATCGTAATTCTGTACCTCACCCCCGTTTTGTAG
- a CDS encoding hypothetical protein (TriTrypDB/GeneDB-style sysID: LpmP.34.5210), translating to MRRGSSRLAPAVAARALLSPFGIGISKRIALVGSGNSITALLVKESIPAGTPLLLAPDAALLTCQGALDADVDGLVPPPAEMLEMLKRDTAHLDHVYVAHFLSLQFFTDKGSWFAGQIHHFKDSGSTSKKDAAGSRVWERFAREYVTAPAPVFLAALQYVWESCFRKTATEAACLPPAPLPAALAVAPVVDVAVRSRNTTNSTLTATTAKVVRETYLNGDITGARQALLAKNDAYAYWVLTANTDIPVGSEVSVSPQPSL from the coding sequence ATGCGAAGAGGGTCTTCTCGTTTAGCGCCTGCTGTTGCAGCGCGCGCACTCTTGTCACCGTTCGGGATCGGGATATCAAAGAGGATCGCGCttgtcggcagcggcaactcGATCACAGCGCTGCTAGTGAAGGAAAGCATACCAGCTGGCACGCCGTTGCTCCTCGCGCCggatgctgcgctgctcaCGTGCCAGGGTGCTCTCGACGCAGACGTGGACGGTCTcgtgccaccaccagcggaAATGCTGGAGATGCTGAAGCGCGACACGGCGCATCTCGATCACGTTTACGTAGCGCACTTTCTATCGCTGCAGTTCTTCACGGACAAGGGGAGCTGGTTCGCTGGTCAGATTCATCACTTCAAGGATAGCGGCTCCACTTCGAAGAAAGATGCGGCTGGTTCGCGCGTCTGGGAGCGGTTTGCGCGAGAATACGTAACCGCTCCTGCACCGGTCTTCCTAGCCGCTCTGCAGTACGTCTGGGAAAGCTGCTTTCGCAAGACTGCAACAGAGGCGGCATGCTTGCCGCCTGCTCCGCTACCGGCAGCGCTTGCGGTTGCGCCAGTAGTCGATGTTGCCGTGCGAAGCCGCAACACCACGAATTCGACACTCACGGCTACCACCGCAAAGGTGGTCAGAGAGACTTACCTGAATGGCGACATCACCGGCGCACGGCAAGCACTCTTGGCGAAAAACGATGCGTACGCTTACTGGGTTCTCACCGCCAATACAGATATTCCGGTTGGCAGTGAAGTCTCTGTTTCCCCACAGCCTTCGCTCTAA